The Citrifermentans bemidjiense Bem genome window below encodes:
- a CDS encoding P-II family nitrogen regulator: MKKVEAIIKPFKLDEVKEALNEIGIQGITIGEVKGFGRQKGHTELYRGAEYVVDFIPKIKMEIIVSDEVVGKVVDAIEQAAKTGRIGDGKIFVTPVEEVVRIRTGERGEDAL; this comes from the coding sequence TTGAAAAAAGTCGAAGCAATCATAAAACCTTTCAAGCTTGATGAAGTGAAAGAAGCCCTCAATGAGATCGGCATCCAGGGGATCACCATTGGTGAAGTGAAAGGTTTCGGTCGCCAGAAAGGGCACACCGAGCTTTACCGCGGCGCTGAGTACGTGGTCGATTTCATTCCCAAAATCAAGATGGAAATCATCGTATCTGACGAAGTTGTCGGCAAGGTCGTCGACGCCATCGAGCAGGCTGCCAAGACCGGCCGGATCGGCGACGGCAAGATTTTCGTGACTCCAGTGGAGGAAGTAGTTCGGATCAGGACCGGTGAGAGGGGCGAGGACGCTCTCTAA
- a CDS encoding HAD family hydrolase, whose product MLNAVIFDFDGVIVDTEPLHYKAFQELLVPLGLGYSWEEYLDRYIGFDDRDAFREAFAVAGRALSDGGLKELIHGKAQAFLRIVSVGVAPYAGVVELIRSISGNLPLALCSGALRSDIDPILAQLGLSDAFDVMVTADEVAASKPDPESYRLAVTRLQEAFPGKVDASASIAIEDTPAGIASASGAGLKVLAVTNSYPRERLTGACRVLNSLSGVDLEGLRLLV is encoded by the coding sequence ATGCTTAACGCAGTCATCTTCGACTTTGACGGCGTCATCGTGGACACCGAACCGCTGCACTACAAGGCCTTCCAGGAACTGCTGGTGCCGCTTGGGCTTGGCTATTCCTGGGAAGAGTACCTGGACCGCTACATCGGTTTCGACGACCGGGATGCCTTCCGCGAGGCCTTCGCTGTAGCCGGGCGTGCCCTCTCCGACGGCGGGTTGAAGGAGCTGATCCACGGCAAGGCGCAGGCGTTTCTGCGCATCGTCTCTGTTGGTGTCGCCCCATATGCCGGGGTGGTGGAGCTGATCCGCTCCATCTCCGGCAACCTGCCGCTTGCCCTATGCAGCGGCGCCCTGCGCAGCGACATAGACCCCATTCTGGCGCAGCTGGGCCTTTCCGACGCCTTTGACGTCATGGTGACCGCCGACGAGGTGGCGGCCAGCAAGCCGGACCCGGAAAGCTATCGGCTAGCGGTCACGAGGCTTCAGGAGGCATTCCCCGGCAAGGTCGACGCTTCTGCCTCGATCGCCATCGAGGACACCCCGGCGGGAATCGCCTCGGCGTCCGGCGCAGGTCTCAAGGTGCTCGCCGTGACCAACAGCTATCCCAGGGAGCGGCTGACCGGCGCCTGCCGGGTGCTCAATTCCCTGTCCGGAGTCGATCTCGAAGGGCTTCGCCTCCTCGTCTGA
- the gluQRS gene encoding tRNA glutamyl-Q(34) synthetase GluQRS, which translates to MRNSASENIPVVGRFAPSPTGPLHVGSLVAAVGSYILARQAGGLWFLRMEDLDLPRVVPCIADDMLSTLETLGFQWDGEVLYQSRRTDYYREAADELVRRRLAYPCGCTRSEIAQMASAPHEDGLVYPGLCREGLPPEKVERALRVKVYDEVISFQDGIMGLYGQHLTASCGDFVIYRADGPYAYHLAVVVDDAAAGVNQVVRGADLLSSTPRQIYLQRLFNYSTPSYWHLPLVTGPDGAKLSKRDHAVSLAHGRDLSKEGGELLASALRFLGQSPPVALEKAPPAEVLQWGVTHLDVASIPKKPGPFPL; encoded by the coding sequence ATGAGAAACAGTGCATCCGAAAATATCCCGGTCGTTGGGCGTTTCGCGCCGTCTCCCACCGGGCCGCTGCATGTCGGCTCGCTGGTCGCTGCAGTGGGAAGCTACATCCTGGCGAGACAAGCGGGGGGGCTGTGGTTCCTCCGCATGGAGGACCTGGACCTGCCGCGGGTGGTTCCCTGTATTGCCGACGACATGCTGTCGACGCTGGAAACGCTCGGCTTCCAGTGGGACGGCGAGGTCCTCTACCAAAGCAGGCGCACCGATTATTACCGCGAGGCCGCCGATGAACTGGTGCGGCGGAGGCTGGCATATCCCTGCGGCTGTACCAGGAGCGAGATAGCCCAAATGGCCTCCGCGCCGCATGAGGACGGGCTGGTTTATCCGGGGCTATGCCGCGAGGGGTTGCCGCCCGAAAAGGTGGAGAGGGCGCTCAGGGTGAAGGTGTACGACGAGGTTATATCCTTCCAGGACGGAATCATGGGGCTCTACGGCCAGCATCTGACCGCTTCTTGCGGCGACTTCGTCATTTATCGCGCCGACGGCCCTTACGCCTACCATTTGGCTGTTGTAGTCGATGATGCGGCCGCCGGGGTGAATCAGGTGGTGCGAGGTGCGGACCTTCTCAGTTCGACGCCGCGCCAGATCTACCTGCAGAGGCTCTTCAATTACTCGACACCCAGCTACTGGCATCTGCCGCTGGTGACCGGCCCCGACGGTGCGAAACTGAGCAAGCGGGACCACGCCGTTTCCCTCGCGCACGGTCGCGACCTGTCGAAAGAGGGGGGGGAGCTTTTGGCCAGTGCGCTCAGGTTCCTGGGGCAGTCCCCCCCGGTCGCCTTGGAAAAAGCCCCCCCGGCGGAAGTGCTGCAGTGGGGGGTAACTCACCTGGACGTTGCCTCCATCCCGAAAAAGCCCGGTCCTTTCCCGCTCTGA
- a CDS encoding M23 family metallopeptidase has protein sequence MGEGLMVKKLEIALRWKEASQLARTLLPAAVLCALSVSPARADFFRYTGEDGVETFTNTPTSGGAVRVLREGKPKKTAKIQPEALKSEPGFTEKDSRMPVQGIVTSKVGLRHDPIDDGMKHHNGVDIAVPTGTRVRAIAAGRVVESAARGGYGNLVTIEHEGGMVSLYGHNAQLEVKIGDRVEAGQTVALSGSTGRSTGPHLHFELWKDGVNVTQAYLENGMGIPEVAESIRSYLSKDGSLVFTNMR, from the coding sequence TTGGGCGAAGGATTGATGGTGAAGAAACTGGAAATCGCACTACGGTGGAAGGAAGCATCACAGCTCGCACGTACACTCCTGCCTGCAGCAGTGCTTTGTGCGCTCTCCGTCTCGCCGGCGCGGGCCGACTTTTTCCGCTACACAGGGGAGGACGGGGTGGAAACCTTCACCAACACCCCGACCAGCGGGGGCGCGGTCAGGGTTCTGCGCGAGGGTAAGCCCAAGAAGACGGCGAAGATCCAACCGGAGGCGCTCAAGAGCGAGCCGGGTTTTACCGAGAAAGACTCCCGGATGCCGGTCCAGGGGATCGTCACCTCCAAGGTCGGGCTGCGCCACGACCCGATCGACGACGGCATGAAACATCATAACGGAGTCGACATAGCGGTCCCGACCGGTACCAGGGTTAGAGCGATCGCGGCCGGCAGGGTAGTCGAGAGTGCTGCGCGCGGCGGATATGGCAACCTGGTAACCATCGAGCATGAAGGAGGAATGGTTTCCCTGTACGGGCACAACGCACAACTGGAGGTCAAGATCGGGGACAGGGTAGAGGCGGGGCAGACGGTCGCGCTCTCCGGCTCCACCGGGAGATCCACAGGACCGCACCTGCACTTCGAGCTCTGGAAGGACGGGGTAAATGTGACGCAGGCCTACCTGGAGAACGGGATGGGAATTCCGGAGGTTGCGGAAAGTATCAGGAGCTATCTGTCGAAGGATGGCTCGCTGGTATTCACTAACATGAGGTGA
- the glnA gene encoding type I glutamate--ammonia ligase — translation MTPKQVVEFAKENGVLMVDFKFMDFVGIWQHFTVPMSEFGEDTFEEGQGFDGSSIRGWQPIHASDMIIIPDPKTAKMDPFTAIPTLSLICDIFDPITKEDYTRDPRNIAKKAENYLKSTGLADTAYFGPEAEFFIFDDVRYDSTANSSFYAVDSVEGAWNSGREEFPNLGYKPRHKEGYFPVAPTDSQNDLRNEMVLELQKVGIRVECQHHEVATGGQAEIDMRFSSLVDMADQLQWFKYVIKNVANRNGKTVTFMPKPLYGDNGSGMHCHMSLWKEGTNLFAGDKYGGLSQMALWYIGGIIKHARALCAFTNPTTNSYKRLVPGFEAPVNMAYSSRNRSASLRIPMFSSNPKAKRIEYRTPDPSCNGYLAFAALLMAGLDGIENKIDPGQPLDKDIYGLSPEELATIPSAPGSLEEALKALQEDNEFLYKGDVFTPDVVEKWIEYKTEAEVNPVRMRPVPLEFALYFDI, via the coding sequence ATGACACCTAAACAAGTAGTGGAGTTTGCCAAAGAAAACGGCGTACTTATGGTCGATTTCAAATTCATGGACTTCGTCGGCATCTGGCAGCACTTCACCGTGCCGATGAGCGAGTTCGGCGAGGACACCTTCGAGGAAGGGCAGGGCTTTGACGGCTCCTCCATCCGTGGGTGGCAGCCGATTCACGCCTCCGACATGATCATCATTCCGGACCCGAAGACCGCGAAGATGGACCCGTTCACCGCGATTCCCACTCTTTCGCTTATCTGCGACATCTTCGACCCGATCACCAAAGAAGACTACACCCGCGACCCGCGTAACATCGCCAAGAAAGCCGAGAACTACCTGAAGTCGACCGGCCTTGCCGACACCGCATACTTCGGGCCGGAAGCTGAATTCTTCATCTTCGACGACGTCCGTTACGACTCCACCGCCAACTCCTCCTTCTACGCCGTCGACTCCGTCGAAGGCGCATGGAACAGCGGCCGCGAAGAGTTCCCGAACCTCGGCTACAAGCCGCGCCACAAGGAAGGCTACTTCCCGGTTGCCCCGACCGACTCACAGAACGACCTCCGCAATGAGATGGTCCTGGAACTGCAGAAAGTCGGCATCCGCGTCGAGTGCCAGCACCACGAGGTCGCTACCGGCGGCCAGGCCGAGATCGACATGCGCTTCTCCTCCCTGGTCGACATGGCTGACCAACTCCAGTGGTTCAAGTACGTCATCAAGAACGTGGCCAACAGGAACGGCAAGACCGTAACCTTCATGCCCAAGCCGCTTTACGGCGACAACGGCTCCGGTATGCACTGCCACATGTCCCTCTGGAAAGAAGGCACCAACCTCTTCGCCGGCGACAAATACGGCGGGCTTTCCCAGATGGCTCTCTGGTACATCGGCGGCATCATCAAGCACGCCCGTGCCCTCTGCGCCTTCACCAACCCGACCACCAACTCCTACAAGCGTCTGGTGCCGGGCTTCGAGGCTCCGGTGAACATGGCTTACTCCAGCCGTAACCGTTCCGCTTCGCTCCGTATCCCGATGTTCTCCTCGAACCCCAAGGCGAAGAGGATCGAATACCGCACTCCGGACCCGTCCTGCAACGGCTACCTCGCCTTCGCAGCCCTGCTGATGGCTGGCCTCGACGGCATCGAGAACAAGATCGATCCGGGCCAGCCGCTGGACAAGGACATCTACGGCCTGTCCCCGGAAGAACTCGCCACCATCCCGTCCGCACCGGGCTCCCTCGAGGAGGCTCTCAAGGCGCTGCAGGAAGACAACGAGTTCCTCTACAAAGGTGACGTCTTCACTCCGGACGTCGTCGAGAAGTGGATCGAGTACAAGACCGAAGCCGAAGTCAACCCGGTCCGTATGCGTCCGGTACCGCTCGAGTTCGCACTGTACTTCGACATTTAA
- a CDS encoding PEP-CTERM sorting domain-containing protein, whose translation MAKRFLAALAFSSFFTLSSIPCQATVVIDPALGWSGEFSWFDGIGPIGFITTPNEDEWWSSDWSISTSSDCVMPLVTAFDEYAVGDEFAFYFDNVLTRWTSTFHDGSGYFHGVFDDLALTAGPHTFTFFVTANAPGLTEGSAKADFSAVVPAAVPEPSTLFLLGAGFGTIGLYRWKHRS comes from the coding sequence ATGGCTAAACGATTCCTTGCTGCACTCGCGTTCAGTTCCTTTTTCACTCTTTCATCCATCCCATGTCAGGCCACCGTTGTAATCGACCCTGCCTTGGGATGGAGCGGTGAGTTTTCCTGGTTTGACGGCATCGGACCGATCGGTTTTATCACCACGCCCAACGAAGACGAGTGGTGGAGTTCCGATTGGAGCATCTCAACGAGCAGCGACTGCGTCATGCCCCTCGTTACTGCGTTCGATGAGTATGCTGTAGGAGATGAATTCGCTTTCTACTTCGATAACGTCCTTACCCGGTGGACTTCGACCTTCCACGACGGTTCCGGCTATTTCCACGGGGTGTTCGATGATCTGGCCCTTACAGCGGGGCCCCATACCTTTACCTTCTTCGTGACCGCTAATGCCCCTGGTCTCACGGAAGGGTCCGCCAAGGCCGATTTTTCCGCGGTAGTGCCTGCTGCGGTTCCTGAGCCCTCCACTTTGTTTCTGCTGGGCGCAGGTTTCGGCACCATCGGTCTGTACCGGTGGAAGCATCGTAGCTGA
- the hrpB gene encoding ATP-dependent helicase HrpB — protein MLKPATIDAVLPQLAEALELRNVAVLQAPPGAGKTTRVPLALMDAPFLQGGKIIMLEPRRLAAVNAARYMAQCLGEEVGRRVGYGIRFERKVSSATRIEVVTEGILARRLQSDPLLEGVSAVIFDEFHERSLTCDLSLALCRDVQLGLREDLRLLVMSATLDAEPVAQLLGGAPLITTEGRQYPVEIRYLKSEPSGRLAETTCASVLRALSETKGDILVFLPGAGDIRRCETLLQQKLGSDVMVAVLYGDLPFAAQERAILPADRRKVVLATNIAETSLTIEGVRVVVDSGFSRQLRFDPSTGLNRLDTMRISAASAQQRAGRAGRVAPGVCYRLWTEHAQTTLLPFTPPEIKVSDLAPLALDLAQWGVADPASLSFLDLPPAAHLAEGRALLQSLGALDRRGNITPLGKKMAALPMHPRLSAMLAGSLATGQGGLACTLAAILSERDLLPRGGGTVSDSDLLDRLDALAERRDPQASRTVERLATYFRNALGVQGGHVQGDASVVGELLLMAYPDRVARERTPGSGRYLMANGSGARLSRRSNLRSQPFIVAVEVEGGGAEGEIHMASAVTLDAVRSGCAGAITRERRVFWDEREGRVVAREEERLGAIVLSERAATPDKREIGAALLGGILSGPGLSGLNWSDEARQFQNRVNFLRRVLPEEELPDLSDRALTENLERWLLPYLDGVRSLAHLARVDLREPLKGILEWRQQKLVDEEAPTHLKVPSGSRISLEYSAEGDPFLAVKLQEMFGLAETPRVAKGRVPVVIHLLSPARRPIQVTSDLKSFWNGAYREVCKELKGRYPKHPWPDDPWNAPATRHVKKRMS, from the coding sequence ATGCTTAAACCCGCCACCATCGATGCCGTTCTCCCGCAACTGGCCGAGGCGCTGGAGCTGCGCAACGTAGCCGTGCTCCAGGCCCCCCCGGGCGCCGGGAAGACGACGCGCGTCCCCCTGGCCCTGATGGACGCCCCCTTTCTCCAAGGTGGAAAGATCATCATGCTCGAGCCGCGCCGGCTGGCCGCAGTCAACGCCGCCCGCTACATGGCCCAGTGTCTGGGCGAAGAGGTGGGGAGGCGCGTAGGCTATGGCATCAGGTTCGAGCGCAAGGTATCCTCCGCCACCCGCATCGAGGTGGTCACCGAGGGGATCCTGGCCCGGAGGCTGCAAAGCGACCCGCTGCTGGAAGGGGTGTCGGCGGTGATCTTCGACGAGTTCCACGAGCGGAGCCTTACCTGCGACCTTTCGCTCGCGCTTTGCCGGGACGTGCAGTTGGGGCTGCGCGAGGACCTTCGGCTCCTGGTCATGTCGGCTACGCTCGATGCCGAGCCGGTGGCGCAGCTTCTCGGCGGCGCGCCGCTGATAACCACCGAGGGGCGACAGTACCCGGTGGAAATCAGGTACCTGAAGAGCGAGCCTTCGGGGCGGCTGGCGGAAACCACCTGCGCCTCGGTCCTGCGCGCTCTTTCCGAGACTAAAGGCGACATCCTCGTTTTCCTCCCCGGCGCCGGCGACATCAGGCGCTGCGAAACCTTGCTGCAGCAAAAGCTCGGGTCCGACGTCATGGTTGCGGTCCTCTACGGAGATCTCCCCTTTGCCGCGCAGGAGCGCGCCATCCTGCCGGCGGATCGCCGCAAGGTGGTGCTCGCCACCAACATCGCCGAGACGAGCCTCACCATCGAGGGGGTCCGTGTGGTGGTGGATTCCGGCTTCTCGCGGCAGCTCCGCTTCGATCCCTCGACCGGCCTGAACCGCCTGGACACCATGCGGATATCGGCTGCCTCCGCCCAGCAGCGCGCCGGCCGTGCCGGCAGGGTGGCCCCCGGCGTCTGCTACCGCCTTTGGACCGAGCACGCTCAAACGACCCTCCTCCCGTTCACCCCCCCAGAGATCAAGGTATCCGACCTTGCGCCACTCGCCCTCGACCTGGCGCAGTGGGGTGTGGCCGATCCCGCTTCGCTGAGCTTTCTCGACCTGCCGCCGGCAGCCCATCTCGCCGAGGGGAGGGCGCTATTGCAATCCCTGGGGGCACTGGATCGGCGCGGGAACATCACCCCCCTGGGAAAGAAGATGGCGGCGCTCCCCATGCACCCGCGCCTATCCGCCATGCTGGCCGGTTCGCTGGCGACCGGTCAAGGGGGGCTTGCCTGCACGCTGGCAGCCATCCTCTCCGAACGCGACCTCCTGCCGCGCGGGGGCGGAACGGTTTCCGACAGCGATCTTCTCGACCGGCTGGACGCCTTGGCCGAGCGCCGGGACCCGCAGGCGTCCCGCACCGTGGAAAGGCTTGCGACTTATTTCAGGAACGCCCTTGGGGTGCAGGGGGGGCATGTGCAGGGGGACGCCTCGGTGGTGGGAGAACTCCTCCTGATGGCGTATCCCGACCGGGTGGCGCGGGAGCGAACCCCCGGCTCCGGCCGCTACCTCATGGCCAACGGCAGCGGCGCGCGCCTGTCGCGCAGAAGCAACCTGAGATCGCAGCCGTTCATCGTGGCGGTCGAGGTCGAGGGGGGCGGGGCCGAAGGCGAGATACACATGGCGAGCGCCGTCACACTCGACGCGGTGCGCTCCGGGTGCGCCGGCGCCATTACCCGCGAGCGGCGGGTCTTTTGGGATGAGCGAGAGGGAAGGGTGGTGGCTCGCGAAGAGGAGCGCCTCGGGGCCATCGTTCTTTCTGAGCGTGCCGCGACTCCGGACAAGCGGGAGATCGGCGCAGCCCTTTTGGGGGGAATCTTGTCAGGCCCCGGCCTTTCCGGGCTTAACTGGAGCGATGAGGCGCGGCAGTTTCAAAACCGTGTGAATTTCCTGCGCCGCGTGCTGCCGGAGGAGGAGCTGCCGGACCTCTCGGACCGGGCGCTGACGGAAAACCTGGAGCGCTGGCTCCTTCCCTACCTAGATGGGGTGAGGTCGCTCGCCCACCTGGCGCGGGTGGACCTTCGGGAGCCTTTGAAGGGGATACTTGAGTGGCGGCAGCAAAAGCTCGTCGACGAGGAGGCTCCGACCCATCTCAAGGTCCCCAGCGGCTCCCGCATATCCCTGGAATACTCGGCCGAGGGGGATCCCTTTCTAGCCGTCAAACTGCAGGAGATGTTCGGACTTGCCGAGACGCCGCGGGTAGCAAAGGGGAGGGTACCGGTAGTGATCCACCTGCTGTCGCCTGCCCGGCGTCCCATTCAGGTGACCTCGGACTTGAAGAGCTTCTGGAACGGGGCCTACCGCGAGGTGTGCAAGGAGTTGAAGGGTCGCTACCCGAAGCACCCCTGGCCGGACGACCCGTGGAATGCACCAGCTACCAGACATGTGAAGAAGAGGATGTCGTAG
- a CDS encoding glutamine synthetase III family protein: protein MFGQNVFNQSVMRDRLPKSVFKNLKKTIDEGLPLDPSIADVVASAMKEWAVERGATHFTHWFQPMTGITAEKHDSFISPTDGGVLLEFSGKELVKGEPDASSFPSGGLRATFEARGYTAWDCTSPAFLREEADVITLCIPTAFCSYTGEALDKKVPLLRSMEALSTQAVRVLKLFGNTSVTRVTSTVGAEQEYFLVDKSFYLKRPDLMMAGRTLFGAMSTKGQEMEDHYFGSIKERVLSYMKEVNEELWKLGVTAKTQHNEVAPGQFELAPIFENTNIATDHNQMVMEVLKRVALRHDMVCLLHEKPFAGVNGSGKHNNWSMSSNDGQNLLEPGHTPHENAQFLTFLMATIKAVDTYAGLLRCSCANAGNDHRLGANEAPPAIISVFLGEQLADIIDQIVAGVAKSSSMSGHMDIGVNTLPSLPKDATDRNRTSPFAFTGNKFEFRMLGSSFSISGPNIIINTIIAEALKEFADVLEKSTNFDADLDKLLQKTAKKHQRVIFNGNNYSDEWVQEAAKRGLPNIPNTPDALKELVSKEAVKVFAAHNVFNEKEVHARYEIMVEQYIKTLNIEALTMIDMANHSIIPTAIEYATAVANSVNAVAAVSSKLDVSTQKELLDELCEKLASMSANTKALEQALENALNIADAEKQAAAFRENVFTKMFELRATGDALEKIIGAKYWPLPTYREMLFVL, encoded by the coding sequence ATGTTTGGGCAAAACGTATTTAACCAGTCCGTTATGAGAGATAGGTTGCCGAAAAGTGTTTTCAAGAACCTCAAGAAAACCATTGACGAAGGTCTGCCGCTTGATCCCTCTATTGCAGATGTTGTCGCATCGGCAATGAAAGAGTGGGCCGTTGAAAGAGGCGCAACGCACTTCACCCATTGGTTCCAGCCGATGACCGGCATTACCGCGGAGAAACATGACTCTTTTATTTCGCCGACGGATGGCGGGGTACTGCTTGAATTCTCCGGTAAAGAACTGGTCAAGGGTGAGCCGGATGCGTCCTCTTTCCCCAGCGGCGGCCTGAGGGCAACCTTCGAAGCCAGGGGATACACCGCCTGGGACTGCACCTCGCCTGCCTTCCTGAGAGAAGAGGCTGACGTCATCACTCTCTGCATCCCTACCGCCTTCTGCTCCTACACCGGTGAGGCGCTGGACAAGAAGGTTCCTCTGCTTCGTTCCATGGAAGCGCTTTCCACGCAGGCCGTTCGCGTTCTCAAGCTGTTCGGAAACACCAGTGTCACCAGGGTAACCTCGACTGTCGGAGCCGAGCAGGAATACTTCCTGGTGGACAAGTCTTTCTACCTGAAAAGACCCGACCTGATGATGGCAGGCAGAACCCTTTTCGGCGCCATGTCCACAAAAGGGCAGGAAATGGAAGACCACTACTTCGGCAGTATCAAGGAAAGAGTGCTGTCGTACATGAAGGAAGTGAACGAGGAACTGTGGAAACTGGGCGTTACCGCCAAGACCCAGCACAACGAAGTAGCACCCGGACAGTTTGAACTTGCTCCGATCTTCGAAAACACCAACATCGCCACCGACCACAACCAGATGGTCATGGAAGTTCTCAAGCGGGTCGCCCTCAGGCACGACATGGTCTGCCTGCTGCACGAGAAACCCTTTGCCGGCGTCAATGGTTCCGGAAAGCACAACAACTGGTCCATGAGTTCCAACGACGGCCAGAACCTGCTGGAGCCCGGCCACACCCCCCATGAAAATGCCCAGTTCCTGACCTTCCTCATGGCGACCATCAAGGCTGTGGACACCTATGCCGGGCTGCTGCGCTGCTCCTGCGCCAACGCCGGCAATGACCATCGCCTGGGCGCCAATGAAGCACCTCCGGCGATCATTTCGGTTTTCCTCGGCGAGCAGCTTGCCGACATCATCGACCAGATCGTTGCGGGCGTAGCAAAATCGTCCTCCATGAGCGGTCACATGGACATCGGCGTAAATACCCTTCCCTCGCTGCCCAAGGACGCCACCGACAGGAACAGGACCTCCCCGTTCGCCTTTACCGGCAACAAGTTCGAATTCAGGATGCTCGGTTCTTCCTTCTCCATTTCGGGCCCCAACATCATCATCAACACCATCATTGCCGAGGCGCTGAAGGAGTTTGCCGACGTGCTGGAGAAATCCACCAACTTCGACGCCGACCTCGACAAGCTGCTTCAGAAAACCGCGAAAAAACACCAGCGTGTGATCTTTAACGGCAACAACTACTCCGACGAGTGGGTTCAGGAAGCAGCGAAACGTGGCCTGCCGAACATTCCCAACACTCCTGACGCACTCAAGGAGCTGGTCTCCAAGGAAGCGGTCAAGGTGTTCGCTGCTCACAATGTCTTCAACGAAAAGGAAGTTCATGCACGTTACGAAATCATGGTCGAGCAGTACATCAAGACCCTGAACATCGAAGCGCTGACCATGATAGACATGGCCAACCACAGCATAATCCCCACCGCCATTGAGTATGCGACAGCAGTGGCAAACTCTGTCAATGCGGTCGCCGCTGTATCCAGCAAGCTGGACGTCTCGACACAGAAGGAATTGCTGGATGAACTCTGCGAGAAACTGGCTTCGATGAGCGCCAATACCAAAGCGCTGGAGCAGGCGCTTGAGAACGCGCTGAACATCGCCGATGCCGAGAAGCAGGCCGCCGCATTCAGGGAAAACGTGTTTACCAAAATGTTTGAACTGCGTGCCACTGGCGATGCGCTGGAAAAAATCATAGGTGCCAAGTACTGGCCTCTGCCGACCTACAGGGAGATGCTTTTCGTTCTGTAA
- the ppnP gene encoding pyrimidine/purine nucleoside phosphorylase, producing the protein MSEFNNVSVVKEANIYFEGKVTSRTVIFPDGSRKTLGLMLPGEYTFNTGSAELMEILSGEMTVVLPGSPDPVAIKGGEAFEVPENSSFKVNVTAVSDYICSFL; encoded by the coding sequence GTGTCCGAATTCAACAACGTAAGTGTGGTAAAAGAGGCCAACATCTATTTCGAGGGCAAGGTGACCAGCCGCACCGTCATATTCCCTGACGGGTCGCGCAAGACCTTGGGGCTGATGCTCCCGGGTGAATACACCTTCAACACCGGCTCCGCGGAGCTCATGGAGATCCTTTCCGGCGAGATGACGGTGGTTTTGCCCGGCTCTCCCGACCCGGTCGCCATCAAGGGTGGAGAGGCGTTCGAAGTGCCCGAAAACTCGAGCTTCAAGGTCAACGTCACCGCCGTTTCCGATTACATCTGCTCCTTCCTCTAA
- a CDS encoding phosphatase PAP2 family protein, which produces MILLLFLMLCCSTLFPSQLHAGENLFNSGAAIKEELGRLGSEGKLFLKAPVDPYLVQTGAAAGLIAVAYIFDKQLSSNGSRHGVLRGITDAGSDASNPFLHLGIAATVYTAGAASGNAGVMDLGEEMGEALVLADSATFVLKGAVGRGRPYQTESKSSFRPFHFEGGYDSLPSMHTASSFALAHVAASHSESWSSKFACYAAAGLAGFSRVYQGKHWASDVLIGAAIGELAGDAVTRYRALQPGKVSVAPTAIGGTPALALVGKF; this is translated from the coding sequence TTGATCCTTCTTCTCTTCCTGATGCTTTGTTGCAGCACTCTCTTCCCGTCACAGCTTCATGCGGGGGAGAACCTGTTCAACAGCGGGGCAGCCATCAAGGAGGAACTGGGGCGCCTGGGCTCGGAGGGAAAGCTTTTCCTAAAGGCCCCCGTCGACCCTTACCTGGTGCAGACCGGAGCCGCGGCGGGTCTCATTGCCGTCGCCTATATCTTCGATAAACAGCTCAGCTCGAACGGTTCGCGCCACGGCGTCCTCAGGGGGATCACGGACGCCGGCAGCGACGCCAGCAACCCCTTTCTCCACCTGGGCATCGCCGCGACCGTCTACACCGCCGGGGCCGCTTCGGGGAACGCCGGCGTGATGGATCTCGGTGAGGAAATGGGGGAGGCACTAGTCCTGGCGGATAGCGCCACCTTTGTGCTCAAGGGCGCTGTCGGCCGGGGGCGTCCCTACCAGACGGAGAGCAAGTCGAGCTTCCGCCCCTTCCATTTCGAGGGAGGGTACGACTCGCTCCCTTCGATGCACACGGCGAGCTCTTTTGCTTTGGCCCACGTGGCCGCCTCTCACAGTGAAAGCTGGTCTTCGAAGTTCGCCTGTTACGCCGCAGCCGGCCTGGCCGGCTTCTCCAGGGTCTACCAAGGGAAACACTGGGCGAGCGACGTGCTGATCGGGGCCGCTATCGGCGAACTCGCCGGGGATGCGGTGACGAGGTACCGCGCCCTGCAGCCGGGCAAGGTGAGCGTCGCCCCCACGGCGATAGGGGGCACCCCGGCGCTGGCGCTGGTCGGCAAATTCTAG